Within Azoarcus sp. DD4, the genomic segment GCGCAGCGCCGGCCGGTTGAAGTCGATGCCGAAACCGAGGCCGAGCAGGTTGAACTCCAGCCCTTCCTCCAGTCCGGCGGTGACGCCGAGCAGGCCGAACAGCGAGGCCTGCACACCCTGGCCGGACGAGGACAGGCCGACCGGACGGCTCAGCGGCCGGTAGTCCTTGCCGATGGCGTTGGCCGGCATGTCCAGGCCGAGCGCCGGCACCTCGCGGCCGATGTGGGCGACGAAGGTGTTGCTGTTGGGGCCGGGATAGGCACGGTATTCGTCGGGATAGGGGTAGCTGGCGATGGCCGCCTCGATCCGGTCGATCATCGCATCCACGCCCTCGCCCCTGTGGTCGGCCAGCACCTGCGGCGTGGCGCCGAACCACAGGCCGTCGGGCAGCGCGTGGTTGCGCCGCACCACCCGGCTGCCGCCCCAGCCGATGACGTCGTAACGGGTATAAACGCTGTCGCCGCTGCGCTTGTAGATGACCCACGGATGCACCGCGAAGTAGCCGCGCCAGCCATACGTCTGCGCCGCATAGACCTGCACCACCGCCGTCCCGGGCAGCGCGGCCGGATCGGGCGCAATGCCGGCCGAATGACGCGGCGCATTGCGCCAGCTGCGGGGCTCGGCCGCCTGCGTGCCGGGCGGGTGCTCCGCCAGGCTGATGCCGAAGGGCAGCACCAGGGCCACCAGCAGGCAGCCCGCGATACGTTTTCCCAGACCCATATTCTTCCCTTTCCGGACGAGCATTGCATTGACGGAGCGAGCCGGTATGACGCACCGCGGAAGAAAAGATTCTGTGGTCTGCAATGCAGCAAATAAACCACCCTTTGCTGTCAGCACCATTCAGTCTGGCGAAACAATCCGCCGGCGCGACAATGAAAAAGGGCCGCGCCCGCAGGCGCAGCCCTTTGCCGGTGAAGCCACCAGGGTCGGTGCGTTGGTGATCAGAAGCTGTGCTTCATGCCCACCGCGATACCGCGGGTACCCACACCGCTCAGGCCCTGCGAATTGCCCTTCGGGTTGATGGTGAAGGCCGCATTGGAGTCGTTCCTGATCTGGGCGTAGTCGGCATACAGCTCGGTCCGCTTGGACAGGGCATAGCGTGCCCCGATCGCCCACTTGCTGGCGTCGGCATCCGACAAGGTCTTGTCCTTGACCCGGCCGTAGCTCGCCATCACGCGTGCGCGATCGTTCAAGGGGACCTGAACACCCACGAACCAGTTGCGTCGGTCGTACTTCTCGTCTGCGGCCAGGCCACCCAGATTGAAACCGCCCAGGTCGATGTTGCCGCCGATCAGCGAATTGCGGTCGCCCTTGATCACGTCGTACACACCGGACACCTTGACCGGTCCGAAATCATAGGAAGCACCGGTCGTCAGCACGAACAGGCGGCTGCTGGAATACCCGACCGCCTTGGTGGTCTCGTAGTCGAGATCGACGCTCAACGGACCGTTGGCATAGATCAGGTTGACGGAGAACAGACGGTCGTCGCCCTTGTTCCCACCCGGCGTCTTTGCCGGAACGTGAACGCCGTTGAGCTCACCTTCGTCGGTCTGCGTATTGGTCGAGGTGGCCAGGATCAGGGTGAAGCCGTTGAAGTTCGGGGAGATGTAGGCCACCGCATTCGCAGCGCGGTCGTACTGCGTGGTCATCGACGCGAAGTTGCCGACGGAGTAATTGCCGAACGGGTTGTACTTGCCATAGATCCCGTAGCGCAGACCGTCCAGATATCCACCAACCACCGTACCGAATCCGCCAGCCAGACCCACGTACGAACGTCCTTTCGTCATCGTACCGCCCACATCCGGATCGAGCAGAAGCTGCAGATCGAACACGGCCTTCATGCCGCTGCCCAGATCCTCCGCGCCCTTGAAACCCAGATAGCTCTCCGAGGCAGCACTTTCCAGCGCGCTTTGCTTCTTGCTGTTCGCACCGTCCACCGCGCCGCTGCCGCCGCTGCGATGCATGTACTAACATTCTCGTAAGTATTGTCACAGCATGAGACAATACGCGCATGAAATGCAAACGGAACTCGGACGGTCGGGCCATCGACCATCACTCGCTTCAGGTCATGCGCCAACAGGCCATCAAGGCGGTTCGCGAAGGGCAGACAGCACAAAGCGTAGCGGCCGCCTTCGGCGTGAACGTGCGCAGTGTCTTTCGGTGGCTGGCCGACTTTGCGAGCGGCGGACAGAACGCGCTGCTTGCCAAGCCGATTCCGGGGCGCCCCTCGAAGGTGAGCGCCGAGGAGATGCGCTGGCTCGCTCAGGCAGTGCGGGAGAACACGCCGCTGCAGTACAAGTTCGAGTTCGGGCTGTGGACGCTGTCGCTGATTCGCGCGCTGATCAAGCGGCAGTTCGGCAAGGAGCTGTCGATCGCCACGGTCAGCCGGCTCATGAAGATGCTCGGATTCAGCGCCCAGAAGCCGCTCTACCAAGCATGGCAGCAGGATGCCGCGCTGGTGCGCCAATGGGAGTCGGAAACCTATCCGGCGATTCGTGCCAAAGCGCGTGCGGCGGGCGCGACGATCTACTTTGCCGACGAATCGGGGATTCGCTCCGACTACCACACCGGCACCACGTGGGCCCCGCGTGGGCAGACGCCGGTCGTCGAGGTCACCGGCCGGCGCTTCTCGCTGAACATGATTTCGGCGGTGAGCCCGCAAGGCGAGTTTCGCTTCATGCTTCACGAAGGCTCGGTCACCGCTACGGTATTCCGGGAGTTCCTCAAGCGACTGATGATCGGCGCCACCAAGCCCGTCTTCGTCATTGTCGATGGACACCCCATTCACAAGGCGAAGCTGGTTCGCGCCTACGTCGAGAGCCTGAAGGGGCAGCTCGAGCTCTTCTACCTGCCGCCGTACTCGCCCCAACTGAACCCCGACGAACAGGTCTGGGCGCACGTGAAGCGCCAGGTCTCGAAGCGCCTGGTGCAGGAC encodes:
- a CDS encoding porin → MHRSGGSGAVDGANSKKQSALESAASESYLGFKGAEDLGSGMKAVFDLQLLLDPDVGGTMTKGRSYVGLAGGFGTVVGGYLDGLRYGIYGKYNPFGNYSVGNFASMTTQYDRAANAVAYISPNFNGFTLILATSTNTQTDEGELNGVHVPAKTPGGNKGDDRLFSVNLIYANGPLSVDLDYETTKAVGYSSSRLFVLTTGASYDFGPVKVSGVYDVIKGDRNSLIGGNIDLGGFNLGGLAADEKYDRRNWFVGVQVPLNDRARVMASYGRVKDKTLSDADASKWAIGARYALSKRTELYADYAQIRNDSNAAFTINPKGNSQGLSGVGTRGIAVGMKHSF
- a CDS encoding IS630 family transposase; translated protein: MKCKRNSDGRAIDHHSLQVMRQQAIKAVREGQTAQSVAAAFGVNVRSVFRWLADFASGGQNALLAKPIPGRPSKVSAEEMRWLAQAVRENTPLQYKFEFGLWTLSLIRALIKRQFGKELSIATVSRLMKMLGFSAQKPLYQAWQQDAALVRQWESETYPAIRAKARAAGATIYFADESGIRSDYHTGTTWAPRGQTPVVEVTGRRFSLNMISAVSPQGEFRFMLHEGSVTATVFREFLKRLMIGATKPVFVIVDGHPIHKAKLVRAYVESLKGQLELFYLPPYSPQLNPDEQVWAHVKRQVSKRLVQDKDEMKRLALGALRRIQRLPNLVKSFFRQPECQYALA
- a CDS encoding DUF3750 domain-containing protein: MGLGKRIAGCLLVALVLPFGISLAEHPPGTQAAEPRSWRNAPRHSAGIAPDPAALPGTAVVQVYAAQTYGWRGYFAVHPWVIYKRSGDSVYTRYDVIGWGGSRVVRRNHALPDGLWFGATPQVLADHRGEGVDAMIDRIEAAIASYPYPDEYRAYPGPNSNTFVAHIGREVPALGLDMPANAIGKDYRPLSRPVGLSSSGQGVQASLFGLLGVTAGLEEGLEFNLLGLGFGIDFNRPALRLPSIGRLGMDNLAADRAPAAAAHAQAL